A genomic segment from Methanolobus zinderi encodes:
- a CDS encoding archaellin/type IV pilin N-terminal domain-containing protein has product MKANKTFNLKKDNRAQVGIGTLIIFIAMVLVAAVAAAVLIQTSGVLQQKAQSTGKQATQEVSSNLMVKNIEGIRAKTNSTNMSDTIDLLRLKVGLNVGSAPVDVNQVVISITDGTTANTLVYAGNEKSYASAGSSNGKMNPFGGVAATNLETLLTGETLIDSTNLTNSQKYYTVEKIRDEDASFSQANPVMNTGDLITVYIATTSDAAVSGNYSTVGTADGLSGLKSSELNLVPRTTVNIVLTPESGAATTADFVAPSSYGVKETVQLYP; this is encoded by the coding sequence ATGAAAGCAAACAAAACATTTAATTTAAAAAAAGATAACCGGGCCCAGGTGGGAATTGGTACTCTTATCATATTCATCGCCATGGTGCTCGTAGCAGCAGTAGCGGCTGCTGTTCTTATCCAGACATCCGGTGTACTGCAGCAAAAGGCTCAGTCAACCGGAAAACAGGCAACACAGGAAGTATCATCCAACCTGATGGTCAAGAATATCGAAGGTATACGTGCCAAGACAAACAGCACGAATATGTCTGATACAATTGACCTTCTCAGACTCAAGGTAGGTCTGAATGTCGGAAGTGCTCCTGTGGACGTCAACCAGGTAGTTATCTCTATAACTGACGGTACAACTGCAAACACACTGGTATATGCAGGAAACGAGAAATCATATGCAAGTGCTGGAAGCTCTAATGGAAAAATGAATCCTTTTGGTGGTGTAGCAGCAACTAACCTGGAAACACTTTTGACAGGTGAGACTTTGATAGATAGTACAAACCTGACAAATTCTCAGAAGTATTACACAGTTGAAAAGATACGTGATGAAGATGCATCATTCTCCCAGGCCAATCCTGTAATGAACACTGGTGATCTGATCACGGTCTATATCGCCACTACATCTGATGCAGCAGTTTCTGGAAACTATAGTACAGTAGGAACTGCTGACGGTCTGTCCGGACTTAAGTCCTCAGAGCTTAATCTTGTTCCAAGGACTACCGTGAATATCGTTCTTACACCGGAATCTGGTGCTGCAACAACTGCTGACTTTGTTGCTCCGTCTTCATACGGTGTAAAGGAAACAGTGCAACTGTATCCATAA